The Thalassomonas actiniarum genome contains the following window.
TTAAGGTATGATCGTCTATCGCTCGGTGTACAAGGAACAGTAATGCGACCACCTTTGGGTGCATATATTAAACCGTGCTTTTTCCCTTGCTTGAACACCCAACCAGACTTGATTAATTTTTTTACCAACTTACTAATTTCCTTATCTTTACTATATGCAGACATAATCAAAATAATGGGCTAGGAAGTCAATCACTTCCCAGCCCATACTCCTTAACCGTTTTTATTATTACCGGCAGCACGAGCAGCTCTTACAGCAAAGCCTCTAGGTAACGCTTGACCGCCATTAGCTTTTGCCTCACTACTTTGAATGCGGGCAACAGCTTTTGTGGTCATAGGTGTTTGATTTGATTTTGGCTTAGACATAATTCTCTCCGAGATTTAATTAACCCGACATTGGGTGATGTGTAATCTATAAAGAAAATTTAAATTCGTCAGTTATGTAACTGGCTGAGAAATTTTTATTTTTGTAACGGCCTATTTATTGAACAATATTAATTCCCTATAGTTATGACATAAAAAAAGCGAACCAATCGGTTCGCTTTTATAGTTTCATTTGGGGTACTGATGTTATTTAGTCACAAACTTTATTATCAGTCACCATCAATTGACATTAATCTTTATAAGTATCAACCGCAGGACAAGAACAAATCAGGTTACGGTCACCAAACACGTCATCGATGCGGTTAACCGTCGGCCAGAACTTGTTAGCCGCAGCAGCCGGTACCGGGAATACCGCCTGAGCGATGGAATAACCACGCTCCCAGGTATCGGTGATATCGGCTAAGGTATGCGGCGCATTGTGCAGCGGGTTGTCTTCCAGCGTCCACTCTCCCGCTTCTACTTTACGGATTTCATCGCGAATGCAGGTCATGGCTTCAATAAAGCGGTCCAGCTCAGGTTTGGCTTCTGACTCTGTCGGCTCTATCATCAGAGTGCCTGCTACCGGGAATGACATAGTCGGCGCATGGAAACCGTAATCCATCAAACGCTTGGCAACATCCATTTCGGTAATGCCGGAAGCTTCTTTAATCGGACGCAGATCTACGATACATTCGTGCGCCACCCGGCCATTAGCCCCGGTATATAAAATCGGGTAATGCTGGCTTAACTTGTGGGCCAGATAGTTCGCATTAGTAATGGCATACTTAGTCGAATCTGTTACCCCTTGCTTGCCTAATAAGGCAATATACAGGTAAGAGATACATAAAATTCCGGCACTACCATAAGGGGCAGCAGAAACCGCGCCGTTGCCTTGGGTGCTCTCATCAACATTTATCAGGGCATGATCCGGTAAAAAAGGCGCCAGGTGTTTTTTAACACCAATTGGTCCCATACCCGGTCCGCCGCCGCCGTGAGGAATAGCGAAGGTTTTATGCAGGTTAAGGTGTGATACGTCTGCGCCGATAAAACCAGGAGAGGTTAAACCTACCTGGGCATTCATGTTGGCGCCGTCAAGGTATACCTGGCCGCCGTGTTCGTGAATCACGTCACAAATTTCAGCTATGGTAGTTTCATATACCCCGTGGGTAGACGGGTAAGTGATCATGATACAAGACAGGCTGTCTGCCATTTCACTGGCTTTGGCGCGCAGGTCGTCCATATCGACGTTACCTTGCTTGTCGCAGTCTACCACAACCACTTTCATGCCAACCATTTGCGCCGAAGCCGGGTTGGTACCGTGGGCAGACGACGGGATCAAACAGATGTTTCTGTGCCCTTCGCCACGGCTTTCGTGGTATTTGGCAATCGCCACCAGACCGGCGTACTCCCCTTGTGCGCCCGAGTTAGGCTGCATGGAAATATTGTCGTAACCGGTCAGCTCTACCAGCCAGTCGCCCAGCTCGTCGATCATCTGCTTATAGCCTTGTGCCTGATCTTTCGGGGCAAACGGGTGCATATTGGCAAATTCAGGCCAGGAAACCGGGATCATCTGCGCGGTGGCATTTAATTTCATGGTACAGGAGCCCAGTGAAATCATCGAGTGGTTCAGGGCCAAATCCTTGTTTTCCAGCTTTTTGATGTAACGTAACATCTCGGTTTCCGAGTGGTAGCTGTTAAACACAGGATGGGTCAGTATCGCCGACTCACGTAGCAATGACGCCGGGATTGACTGGCTGCCGTTAGCGATAATTTCGCTGTCTAATGCGGCAACGTCTAAACCGTGGCCTTCGCCCAATAAAATATCGAACAAGGTGTTGATGTCTGCACGGGTGGTGGTTTCATCAATAGAGATGCTTACCTGACCGTCAACGTCGGTGCGCAGGTTAACCTGGTTGTCCAGGGCACGCTTAACAACAGCGTCTTTGTCTGCGCCTAAATCAAAAGTAACGGTATCAAAGTAAGTGCCGTGCACTGGCGTTAAACCTTTGCTGCTAACACCTGTTGCCAGGATATCGGCAAAGCGGTGAATACGCTCGGCAATCACTTTTAAGCCTTTAGGGCCGTGATATACCGCGTAGAAAGCCGCCATGTTGGCTAGTAATACTTGCGCAGTACAAATGTTGGAGTTGGCTTTTTCGCGGCGAATATGCTGCTCGCGGGTTTGCATGGCCATACGCAGTGCGGCATTGCCGCGGGTATCTTTAGATAC
Protein-coding sequences here:
- the gcvP gene encoding aminomethyl-transferring glycine dehydrogenase; the encoded protein is MTTQSLSQLEQTQDFIRRHIGPDSEQTQVMLNEMGAESVDALIDEIVPQSIRLSGLPAIEESKTEVQALADLKAVAALNQVNTSYIGLGYYGTLTPNVILRNVLENPGWYTAYTPYQPEIAQGRLESLLNYQQMCLDLTGLDLASASLLDEATAAAEAMALAKRVSKNKKSNLFFISSDVYPQTIDVVKTRADMFGFDVVVAPADDVVNHDVFGALLQYPSASGEVKDISDLIAKVHEKKGIVAVAADIMSLVLLKAPGELGADAVIGSTQRFGVPMGYGGPHAAFFTTSDKYKRSLPGRIIGVSKDTRGNAALRMAMQTREQHIRREKANSNICTAQVLLANMAAFYAVYHGPKGLKVIAERIHRFADILATGVSSKGLTPVHGTYFDTVTFDLGADKDAVVKRALDNQVNLRTDVDGQVSISIDETTTRADINTLFDILLGEGHGLDVAALDSEIIANGSQSIPASLLRESAILTHPVFNSYHSETEMLRYIKKLENKDLALNHSMISLGSCTMKLNATAQMIPVSWPEFANMHPFAPKDQAQGYKQMIDELGDWLVELTGYDNISMQPNSGAQGEYAGLVAIAKYHESRGEGHRNICLIPSSAHGTNPASAQMVGMKVVVVDCDKQGNVDMDDLRAKASEMADSLSCIMITYPSTHGVYETTIAEICDVIHEHGGQVYLDGANMNAQVGLTSPGFIGADVSHLNLHKTFAIPHGGGGPGMGPIGVKKHLAPFLPDHALINVDESTQGNGAVSAAPYGSAGILCISYLYIALLGKQGVTDSTKYAITNANYLAHKLSQHYPILYTGANGRVAHECIVDLRPIKEASGITEMDVAKRLMDYGFHAPTMSFPVAGTLMIEPTESEAKPELDRFIEAMTCIRDEIRKVEAGEWTLEDNPLHNAPHTLADITDTWERGYSIAQAVFPVPAAAANKFWPTVNRIDDVFGDRNLICSCPAVDTYKD